The genomic interval GTCTGTCGACACGTGGGACGCCGTGATGAACGTCAACGTGCGCGGCACCTGGTTAATGAGCACCGCCGCGCTGCCGTATCTGCGCGACTCGGGCCGCGGCAGCATCGTCAACATTGCCTCGGACACGGCGATGTGGGGCGCGCCGAAGCTGCTGGCTTATGTCGCTAGCAAAGGCGCCGTGATTTCGATGACCCGGTCGCTGGCGCGCGAATTCGGCGCGCATCAGGTGACGGTGAACGCGATCGCGCCGGGGCTGACCGAAGTCGAGGCGACCGCCTATGTGCCCGCCGAGCGCCACGAGTATTACCTGCAAGGCCGCGCGCTCACGCGCGCACAAGTGCCCGACGACGTCACCGGGCCCGTACTGTTCCTGTTATCCGATGCCGCTCGCTTCGTGACCGGCCAACTGCTGCCGGTCAACGGCGGCTTCGTGATGAATTGATCTTGTCGAATCGAAAGGAGAAAGAGATGGCGGACGCCGATATCGAACGCAAATCGTGGGACCAACCCGCGGACGTAAGCTTTGCCCAATGGCTGGACACTCGTGTCGCACGCCTGGAAACGCGGCGCTACGACTGGGACGCGCTGAAGTTTCAGGCCGACTACGACCCGAAGTATCGCCGCGCGCAAATGCGCTATGTCGGCACGGGCGGCACGGGCGTCGCGAAAGACATGAACACGGTGCCCGCGGGCGGCTTCACGTTTTCGACGATGGTGATTCCGGCGGGCAACATCGGCCCGAGCCATATTCATATGGATGTCGAAGAAATTTTCTTCGTGCTGCGCGGCAAGATGAAAGTGGTCTGCGAGAAAGACGGCGAAACTTGGGAAGCGGTGCTCGGCGAACGCGATCTGATCTCGGTGCCGCCGGGCGTGTATCGCACGGAAATCAACGTCGGTGAAGAAGACGCGTTGATGTGCGTGATGCTCGGTTCGCCG from Paraburkholderia phytofirmans PsJN carries:
- a CDS encoding SDR family oxidoreductase gives rise to the protein MHNDASAALNGRRVLVTGGARGLGAAFVRSLVQAGAQVVFGDVLHEEGRALAASLVEQGHAVTYVPLDLADPTSIKQFAEQGAAQLGGLDALINNAAITNSGGKFADELSVDTWDAVMNVNVRGTWLMSTAALPYLRDSGRGSIVNIASDTAMWGAPKLLAYVASKGAVISMTRSLAREFGAHQVTVNAIAPGLTEVEATAYVPAERHEYYLQGRALTRAQVPDDVTGPVLFLLSDAARFVTGQLLPVNGGFVMN
- a CDS encoding cupin domain-containing protein encodes the protein MADADIERKSWDQPADVSFAQWLDTRVARLETRRYDWDALKFQADYDPKYRRAQMRYVGTGGTGVAKDMNTVPAGGFTFSTMVIPAGNIGPSHIHMDVEEIFFVLRGKMKVVCEKDGETWEAVLGERDLISVPPGVYRTEINVGEEDALMCVMLGSPKPITPTYPPDSPLAKLKR